In the genome of Fusobacterium necrogenes, one region contains:
- a CDS encoding NAD(+)/NADH kinase, whose protein sequence is MKKVFIIYNQDRPLAQELYKKSIEYFKTRKIEIVDRVSKADFGVVIGGDGTLLRSFRSFIFKRNLYVIAINAGSLGFVTEIKKENMIEEYENFLNGKFKYEKRHILEVEIEGQIYYALNEVVLSKAGITSKLLRVNLKTNGEYMCTYKGDGVIVATPTGSTAYSMSAGGPILKSDMRATVITPIAPHNLSTRPIVIGGDERIEMRIEDEKRLGQVIIDGQTNKRITSAENIGIEYSKFTLKLVIPKSRNYYSVLREKLKWGDNLC, encoded by the coding sequence ATGAAAAAAGTTTTTATAATATATAATCAAGATAGGCCATTAGCTCAAGAGTTATATAAAAAAAGTATAGAGTATTTTAAAACTAGGAAAATAGAGATAGTGGATAGAGTAAGTAAGGCAGATTTTGGAGTAGTAATAGGTGGAGATGGGACTTTATTGCGTTCATTTAGAAGTTTTATATTTAAGAGAAATCTTTATGTAATTGCTATTAATGCAGGAAGTCTAGGATTTGTAACAGAGATAAAAAAAGAGAATATGATAGAGGAATATGAGAATTTTTTAAATGGAAAATTTAAATATGAAAAACGACATATATTAGAGGTTGAAATAGAGGGACAGATATATTATGCACTAAATGAAGTAGTACTCTCTAAAGCTGGTATTACATCTAAACTTTTGAGAGTAAACTTAAAAACAAATGGAGAATATATGTGTACTTATAAGGGAGATGGAGTGATAGTAGCTACTCCTACTGGATCAACAGCTTACTCTATGTCAGCTGGTGGTCCAATTTTAAAATCAGATATGAGAGCAACTGTTATAACTCCTATTGCTCCACATAATCTTAGTACTCGTCCTATAGTGATAGGTGGTGATGAAAGAATTGAGATGCGAATAGAAGATGAAAAAAGATTAGGGCAAGTGATTATAGATGGACAGACGAATAAGAGAATTACAAGTGCTGAAAATATAGGAATAGAGTATTCTAAATTTACTTTGAAACTTGTAATACCAAAAAGTAGAAATTATTACAGTGTACTTAGAGAAAAATTGAAATGGGGAGATAATCTATGTTAA
- a CDS encoding helix-turn-helix domain-containing protein, translated as MDFKTYLRVKREALGISQNKFAKLSGITQSYYNSIERGEVKNPPSEEVLDKFTKILLLTPPESEKLKYLAAIERTPAIILNEIKRLADEKELSKRKVIKDISNNNILIPLFSRISAGIGTITDEEPIDYISLPGIRNADSVFAVNVKGDSMEPTIKNQSIILCRQEDELRDGEVGAFFLNGESFVKRIKVTKNFFALLSDNPNYQPIYVYPEDEFKIIGKVLKVINDVK; from the coding sequence ATGGATTTTAAAACTTATTTGAGAGTTAAAAGAGAAGCTCTTGGAATTAGCCAAAATAAATTTGCAAAATTATCTGGAATTACTCAGTCATATTATAATAGTATCGAAAGAGGCGAGGTGAAAAACCCTCCTAGTGAAGAAGTATTAGATAAATTTACTAAAATTTTATTACTTACACCTCCAGAGAGTGAGAAGCTAAAATATCTGGCTGCCATAGAAAGAACACCAGCGATAATTTTAAATGAAATTAAAAGATTAGCTGATGAAAAAGAACTATCTAAAAGAAAAGTTATCAAAGATATTTCTAATAATAATATACTTATCCCTCTATTTTCTAGGATAAGTGCTGGTATTGGTACCATTACAGATGAAGAACCTATAGATTATATCTCTCTGCCAGGAATAAGAAATGCTGATAGTGTATTTGCTGTGAATGTAAAAGGAGATTCCATGGAGCCTACTATTAAAAATCAATCTATCATACTTTGTAGACAAGAAGACGAACTTAGAGATGGAGAAGTTGGAGCTTTTTTTCTTAATGGCGAATCTTTTGTTAAAAGGATAAAAGTTACAAAAAATTTCTTTGCCCTTTTGAGTGATAATCCCAATTATCAACCTATATATGTCTATCCTGAAGATGAGTTTAAGATCATTGGAAAAGTTTTAAAAGTAATTAATGATGTCAAATAA
- a CDS encoding murein hydrolase activator EnvC family protein: MMMLTTLSIADSVTDMEQKIKNIEKQIAAKNSRIKNIDAQTQKIEKQILETERDILEIAKEREKILNDIKTVTKNIDYGSQNLSITSKEMERKKLEFKAKIIAWNRYSKEREDKIIRDAILRKNFKNLLYGDLQKMEYIKNVENDIQKVKANIESEKKKLSDLRNKLAQNIKNMDNKKAQQSRLIAQLNREKSGHVRSISALQKEKERIEKKIKEIIVSRTQTDKKIVNQSQAYSKLGKVIKPVDGNIVVRFNQKKQQEVTSNGIEIQARMGAKIKSSAKGKVIYADVFQGLGKVVMIDYGYNMIGVYGNLIATKVKLNQQIQQGAEIGILGLSVEGKPNLYYELRFNLKPIDPVPMFK; the protein is encoded by the coding sequence ATGATGATGTTGACCACTCTTAGTATAGCGGATAGCGTGACTGATATGGAGCAGAAAATAAAAAATATAGAAAAGCAGATAGCCGCTAAAAACTCTAGGATAAAAAATATAGATGCTCAAACTCAGAAGATAGAAAAACAGATTTTAGAAACGGAAAGAGATATTTTAGAGATAGCTAAAGAGAGAGAAAAAATATTAAATGATATAAAGACGGTAACTAAAAATATTGATTATGGAAGTCAGAATTTAAGTATTACTTCTAAAGAGATGGAGAGGAAAAAGTTAGAATTTAAAGCTAAGATAATAGCATGGAATAGATATTCAAAAGAAAGAGAAGATAAAATAATTAGAGATGCTATTTTAAGGAAAAATTTTAAAAATCTTTTGTATGGAGATCTTCAAAAGATGGAGTATATAAAAAATGTAGAGAATGATATACAGAAGGTAAAGGCTAACATAGAAAGTGAAAAGAAAAAACTTTCTGATCTTAGAAATAAGTTAGCACAGAATATAAAAAATATGGATAATAAAAAGGCTCAACAAAGTAGATTGATAGCTCAATTAAATAGAGAAAAAAGTGGACATGTTAGAAGTATAAGTGCACTTCAAAAAGAAAAAGAGAGAATAGAAAAGAAAATAAAAGAGATAATAGTTTCTAGAACTCAGACAGATAAAAAAATAGTAAATCAATCTCAAGCATATTCAAAATTGGGAAAAGTAATAAAACCTGTAGATGGAAATATAGTCGTAAGATTTAATCAGAAAAAACAACAAGAAGTTACAAGTAATGGTATAGAGATACAAGCAAGAATGGGAGCTAAAATAAAATCCTCTGCTAAAGGAAAAGTAATATATGCTGATGTATTTCAAGGACTAGGAAAAGTAGTAATGATAGACTATGGATATAATATGATAGGAGTATATGGAAACTTGATAGCTACTAAAGTAAAACTTAATCAACAGATACAACAGGGAGCAGAAATTGGAATTTTAGGATTATCAGTAGAAGGAAAACCAAACCTTTATTATGAATTGAGATTTAATCTTAAGCCTATTGATCCTGTCCCGATGTTTAAGTGA
- a CDS encoding tyrosine-type recombinase/integrase: MDFINEFLKNSKENGRINSSTLELYRKDIEDFDGFIVGKELIDVENQDIVNYIEELKKKYSDMSIYRKLSSIKSFYKYLLKSKIIDENPVKNIELPNRVKKVTAVLEGWELKRILDVCQDSYEEKRDSIVIKLLYETGFKIGDILSLEKDNLKRYNYEIVSIHSATKILNQKISEELSKELRHFSEELLPKMYINRNKIFQELTREGFRVRFMNYGKRAELTREISPSMIKKIIAEEKTRDEQGISFLDKIREQYMKIGIGDD, encoded by the coding sequence ATGGATTTTATAAATGAGTTTTTAAAAAATTCTAAGGAGAATGGGAGAATAAATTCTTCTACTTTAGAGCTGTATAGAAAGGATATAGAAGACTTTGATGGTTTTATTGTAGGGAAAGAGCTAATAGATGTAGAGAATCAAGATATAGTTAATTATATAGAAGAACTTAAAAAAAAATATAGTGATATGTCTATATACAGAAAGCTAAGCTCTATAAAAAGTTTCTATAAATATCTTTTAAAGTCTAAGATAATAGATGAAAATCCAGTAAAAAATATAGAGTTACCTAATAGAGTAAAAAAAGTTACAGCGGTATTAGAAGGTTGGGAATTAAAAAGAATACTAGATGTATGTCAAGATAGTTATGAAGAAAAAAGAGATTCTATAGTTATAAAATTATTATATGAGACTGGATTTAAAATAGGAGATATTTTAAGCCTGGAAAAAGATAATCTTAAAAGATATAATTATGAGATAGTAAGCATTCATTCTGCTACAAAAATTTTAAATCAGAAAATAAGTGAGGAACTATCAAAAGAACTTAGACATTTTTCTGAAGAATTACTGCCAAAAATGTATATAAACAGAAATAAAATTTTTCAGGAGTTGACTAGAGAAGGTTTTCGTGTAAGATTTATGAATTATGGGAAGAGAGCTGAACTCACTAGAGAGATTTCTCCAAGTATGATCAAAAAGATTATAGCTGAAGAGAAAACTCGTGATGAGCAAGGAATCTCATTTCTAGATAAAATAAGAGAGCAATACATGAAAATAGGGATAGGAGATGATTAG
- a CDS encoding MurR/RpiR family transcriptional regulator, giving the protein MKKKVLGYLDENYSSFSKSFKKIAEYIKYNQSIISFISINELAKETQTSPATITRFSKNLGFKGYPDFQKIFQKEVEQQTSYMKGLKSSITENEDSSSVLKDMIDTNIELLQEMDTFEIEKSLDKAVEWIKKSRKLYVLGARGSYALAYYLYFMLKEFREGVELMISGASDFTDKLLYTQQDDLLLTISFYPYTNFTYQVTEFFKEHGNKVITITDKKDSTLGNISDLVLTTKNGERAYTFVPGTVIINALLVKLGIEDKENTVKKLDKLKEITDRFNIYIDK; this is encoded by the coding sequence ATGAAAAAGAAAGTATTGGGATATTTGGATGAAAACTATAGTTCTTTTAGTAAAAGTTTCAAAAAAATAGCTGAATATATAAAATATAATCAAAGTATAATATCATTTATTTCAATCAATGAATTAGCTAAAGAAACTCAAACTAGTCCAGCTACGATAACAAGATTTTCAAAAAATTTAGGGTTTAAGGGTTATCCAGATTTTCAGAAAATATTCCAAAAAGAGGTCGAACAACAGACTTCATATATGAAAGGTTTAAAGAGTAGTATTACCGAAAATGAAGATAGTAGTTCTGTATTGAAGGATATGATAGATACTAATATTGAATTACTTCAAGAAATGGATACTTTTGAAATTGAAAAAAGTTTAGATAAAGCTGTAGAGTGGATAAAAAAAAGTAGAAAGCTTTATGTATTAGGGGCAAGAGGTTCATATGCCTTAGCTTACTATCTTTATTTTATGTTAAAAGAATTTAGAGAAGGAGTAGAGTTAATGATTTCTGGAGCATCAGATTTTACTGATAAGTTACTCTATACTCAACAAGATGATTTACTACTCACTATATCATTCTATCCATACACAAACTTTACCTATCAAGTTACAGAGTTTTTTAAAGAGCATGGGAATAAAGTAATAACAATAACTGATAAAAAAGATTCTACACTAGGTAATATTTCTGATTTAGTTTTGACGACAAAAAATGGTGAAAGAGCTTATACTTTTGTTCCTGGAACTGTTATAATTAACGCTTTATTAGTTAAATTAGGAATAGAAGATAAGGAAAATACAGTAAAGAAATTAGATAAATTAAAAGAGATTACAGATAGATTTAATATATATATAGATAAATAA
- a CDS encoding ABC transporter ATP-binding protein: MLRKFITYYKPYKKLFFMDLLVATISALCDLVYPMITRNIVNKVIPNREFRFLIVFAVVLITIYLIKMLCAYWMQYWGHLVGVGMQADMRRDVYEHLQKLPVKYFDNNQTGSIMSRIINDLQDISELAHHGPEDIFISFFMIVGSFVVLLRINVVLTIIVFCILPIIILYSMYKRKKLLASFVKTREKTGDINARLQNSISGIRVSKAFVIDEDEKERFEEGNQQFVTAKSYSYKVMAEYTAGVGFFTDMLDYSVLIVGAIFTYYGKINIGDFLAYLLYIKIFTQPIKRLIAFVEQYQNGMSGFKRFIELIEVDREKDRENAKEVGRVEGEIRFENVSFSYENKKILEGINLNIEKGKMLALVGPSGGGKTTLCNLIPRFYTVDSGDIKIDGKSIYDLKVESLRKNIGIVQQDVFLFTGTIKENILIGKTNATDEEVIEAAKKANIHDLIMQMPDGYDTNVGERGTKLSGGQKQRIAIARIFLKNPPILILDEATSALDNITERLIQKSLEDLCKGRTTIVVAHRLSTIQSADEIIVLTDNGIEERGTHQELIENKGFYYKLHSMNQL; this comes from the coding sequence ATGTTAAGGAAATTCATAACATACTATAAACCATATAAAAAACTATTTTTTATGGATCTATTGGTAGCAACTATATCAGCTCTGTGTGATTTAGTATATCCTATGATCACAAGAAATATTGTAAATAAAGTTATACCTAATAGGGAATTTAGATTTTTAATAGTTTTTGCAGTTGTACTTATTACTATTTATTTAATTAAAATGTTGTGTGCTTATTGGATGCAATATTGGGGACATTTAGTCGGTGTAGGTATGCAAGCTGATATGAGAAGAGATGTATATGAACATTTACAAAAATTGCCTGTAAAATATTTTGATAATAATCAAACAGGAAGCATAATGTCAAGAATTATAAATGATTTACAAGATATCTCAGAACTTGCTCATCATGGTCCAGAAGATATATTTATATCTTTTTTTATGATAGTAGGTTCATTTGTAGTTTTATTAAGAATAAATGTAGTACTTACAATAATTGTCTTTTGTATATTACCAATAATAATTTTGTATAGTATGTATAAAAGGAAGAAACTTTTGGCTTCATTTGTAAAAACTAGAGAAAAAACTGGTGATATAAATGCTAGACTACAAAATAGTATCTCTGGAATAAGAGTATCTAAAGCTTTTGTTATAGATGAAGATGAAAAGGAGAGATTTGAAGAAGGAAACCAACAATTTGTTACAGCTAAATCATATTCTTATAAAGTTATGGCAGAATATACAGCAGGAGTAGGATTTTTCACTGATATGTTAGATTATTCAGTACTTATAGTTGGAGCAATCTTTACATATTATGGAAAGATAAATATTGGTGATTTTCTAGCTTATTTGTTATATATTAAGATATTTACTCAACCTATAAAAAGATTAATTGCCTTTGTAGAACAATACCAAAATGGTATGAGTGGATTTAAAAGATTTATAGAACTTATTGAGGTAGATAGAGAAAAGGATAGAGAAAATGCCAAAGAGGTAGGACGTGTAGAGGGTGAGATTAGATTTGAAAATGTAAGTTTTAGTTATGAAAATAAAAAAATTTTAGAAGGAATAAACTTAAATATTGAAAAAGGAAAAATGTTGGCATTAGTAGGACCATCCGGGGGAGGAAAAACTACTCTATGTAATCTTATTCCAAGATTTTATACTGTTGATAGTGGAGATATTAAAATAGATGGTAAAAGTATATATGACTTAAAGGTTGAGTCTTTAAGAAAAAATATAGGAATAGTTCAACAAGATGTATTTTTATTTACAGGAACTATTAAAGAGAATATCTTAATAGGAAAAACTAATGCTACGGATGAAGAGGTAATAGAGGCAGCTAAAAAAGCAAATATCCATGATTTGATTATGCAGATGCCAGATGGATATGACACTAATGTTGGAGAGAGAGGAACAAAACTTTCTGGAGGACAAAAGCAAAGGATTGCAATTGCTAGAATATTCTTAAAGAATCCTCCAATATTAATTTTAGATGAGGCTACTTCTGCATTAGATAATATAACTGAAAGACTTATTCAAAAATCTTTAGAAGATTTATGTAAGGGTAGAACTACAATAGTTGTTGCTCATAGATTATCAACCATTCAATCAGCTGATGAGATAATAGTTCTTACTGATAATGGAATAGAAGAGCGAGGAACTCACCAAGAACTTATAGAAAATAAAGGATTTTATTATAAACTACATAGCATGAACCAATTGTAG
- the proC gene encoding pyrroline-5-carboxylate reductase: MKIGFIGCGNMGEAFLKGIINSELVELGDLYVCDKLKGEEIAQKYNINWYEKEVTIVEECDIIFLAVKPNVYFDVINKIKDSVNSSKIIVTMAPGITLESVLDAIDNRNSKIVRTMPNLPLMVQEGCIAYAFNENVENNEKEFFKELFEKIGVAIETKEELFDAVIGASGSSPAFMFMFIEALADAAVYEGLPRSDAYKLVGQTLIGCGKLFLESGKHPGELKDSVCSPGGTTIVGVRYLEEAGFRGAVIRAVTKTIKKSKEMSKDSNSN; this comes from the coding sequence ATGAAAATAGGTTTTATAGGTTGTGGGAATATGGGAGAGGCCTTTTTAAAAGGCATTATAAATTCTGAATTGGTAGAGTTAGGGGATTTATATGTATGTGATAAGTTAAAAGGGGAAGAGATAGCTCAAAAATATAATATTAATTGGTATGAAAAAGAAGTTACCATTGTAGAGGAATGTGATATAATATTTTTAGCAGTAAAACCAAATGTCTATTTTGATGTGATCAATAAGATAAAAGATAGTGTCAATAGTAGTAAAATAATAGTTACTATGGCTCCTGGAATAACATTGGAAAGTGTTTTAGATGCAATAGATAACAGAAATAGTAAAATAGTAAGAACTATGCCAAATTTACCATTGATGGTACAAGAAGGGTGTATAGCTTATGCTTTTAATGAAAATGTAGAAAATAATGAAAAGGAGTTTTTTAAAGAACTTTTTGAAAAAATTGGGGTAGCTATTGAGACAAAAGAGGAGTTATTTGATGCTGTTATAGGAGCTTCTGGATCTTCTCCAGCTTTTATGTTCATGTTTATAGAGGCTTTAGCAGATGCGGCTGTGTATGAAGGATTACCAAGAAGTGATGCTTATAAGTTAGTAGGACAGACTCTAATAGGATGTGGAAAGTTATTTTTAGAAAGTGGAAAACATCCAGGAGAGTTGAAGGATAGTGTATGCTCTCCAGGTGGGACTACAATAGTAGGAGTTAGATATTTAGAGGAAGCTGGTTTTAGAGGAGCAGTTATTAGAGCTGTAACAAAGACGATAAAAAAGTCTAAAGAAATGAGCAAAGATAGTAATAGTAACTAA
- a CDS encoding permease-like cell division protein FtsX — MKNFNLMKQEKNTIKTKIQIKKSTFVLTVLSFIILNFFLAFFINVDSIKNKVESEYFFTADFHKNVTDEEKEKLEIEILKLEGVKQVRYISKEEAFQKLQYQLDVAIPKAENPLSDSLVVFFDKPINIEGIQVKLENNENIKEVFVDGEYINYKERQLKFYKILSLSLLLVCILPVLALIYYIFYSAISIDYINNVGVIKDDEVNKARAKSVNLLPFTSASIIGTLIFFNIYIYFRNHLLLVSNGYLLLSLKEIIFIQLGIIFIINFLIWLKPIKIGVFKWVEDGK; from the coding sequence ATGAAGAATTTTAATTTGATGAAACAAGAAAAAAATACTATAAAAACTAAGATACAGATAAAAAAGAGCACATTTGTACTCACAGTTCTATCCTTTATCATTTTAAATTTTTTCCTAGCTTTTTTTATAAATGTGGATTCTATAAAAAATAAGGTAGAATCTGAATATTTTTTTACTGCTGATTTTCATAAGAACGTAACAGATGAAGAAAAGGAAAAACTAGAGATAGAAATATTAAAATTAGAAGGGGTAAAGCAGGTAAGGTATATATCTAAAGAGGAGGCTTTTCAAAAGTTACAATATCAATTAGATGTAGCTATCCCAAAAGCAGAAAATCCTTTATCAGATAGTTTAGTAGTATTTTTTGATAAGCCAATAAATATAGAGGGGATACAAGTTAAATTAGAAAATAATGAAAATATTAAAGAGGTATTTGTAGATGGAGAATATATTAATTATAAAGAGAGACAGCTTAAATTTTATAAAATACTTTCATTAAGTCTTCTTTTGGTGTGTATACTCCCAGTTTTAGCACTTATTTATTATATATTTTATAGTGCAATTTCAATTGATTATATTAACAATGTTGGTGTAATAAAGGATGATGAAGTAAATAAAGCTAGAGCTAAAAGTGTTAATTTATTGCCATTTACATCAGCGTCGATCATAGGAACTTTAATATTTTTTAATATATATATATATTTTAGGAACCATTTACTTTTGGTAAGTAATGGGTATTTACTGCTCAGTTTAAAAGAGATAATATTTATACAACTTGGGATAATATTTATAATAAATTTTTTAATCTGGTTAAAACCTATAAAGATAGGGGTGTTCAAGTGGGTAGAAGATGGAAAGTAA
- the era gene encoding GTPase Era: protein MKAGFIAVVGRPNVGKSTLINKLVSEKVAIVSDKAGTTRDNIKGILNFNDNQYIFIDTPGIHKAKHLLGEYMTNSAIRVLKDVDIILFILDGSQEISTGDQFVMEKVKEARRTPRILVINKIDKLNEEQLRVKRKEIEEKLGSFDGIVEISGQYAIGLPKLLEEIEPFLEEGIKYYPDDMYTDISVYKIITEIVREKILLKTRDEIPHSVAIEILNVEKREKGKDKFDINIYVERDSQKGIIIGKGGRLLKQIGEEARHEIEELIGEPIFLTLWVKVKDDWRKKKPFLKEMGYVEEKN from the coding sequence ATGAAAGCTGGATTTATAGCAGTAGTAGGAAGACCAAATGTAGGAAAATCCACACTTATAAATAAATTGGTATCGGAGAAGGTTGCAATAGTTTCGGATAAAGCAGGAACAACTAGAGATAATATAAAGGGAATTTTAAATTTCAATGATAACCAATATATTTTTATTGATACACCTGGAATACATAAGGCAAAGCATCTACTAGGAGAGTATATGACTAACTCTGCTATAAGAGTTCTAAAAGATGTTGATATAATATTATTCATATTAGATGGCTCTCAGGAAATAAGTACTGGGGATCAGTTTGTGATGGAGAAGGTAAAGGAGGCGAGAAGAACTCCAAGAATACTTGTAATAAACAAGATAGACAAATTAAATGAGGAACAACTTAGAGTTAAAAGGAAAGAGATAGAGGAGAAACTCGGAAGTTTTGATGGAATAGTTGAAATATCTGGACAATATGCTATTGGGCTTCCTAAGTTATTAGAGGAAATTGAGCCATTTTTAGAAGAAGGAATAAAATATTATCCTGATGATATGTATACAGATATTTCTGTATATAAGATTATAACTGAGATAGTAAGAGAAAAAATATTACTTAAAACTAGAGATGAGATTCCACATTCTGTAGCCATTGAGATACTTAATGTGGAAAAAAGAGAAAAGGGAAAGGATAAGTTTGATATAAATATCTATGTGGAAAGAGATTCTCAAAAAGGTATCATAATAGGAAAAGGTGGAAGATTACTTAAACAGATAGGAGAAGAGGCTAGGCATGAGATAGAGGAATTAATAGGAGAGCCTATTTTTCTAACTCTTTGGGTAAAGGTAAAAGATGATTGGAGAAAGAAAAAACCATTCTTAAAAGAGATGGGATATGTGGAAGAGAAAAACTAA
- the recN gene encoding DNA repair protein RecN, which produces MLRELKIENLAIIDELDLEFEDGFIVLTGETGAGKSIILSGINLLIGEKATIDMIRTGEKNLSAQGVFEINDEQREELLHKFEIDAEDNEVIVRRTLDINGRGKVFVNGIRVSLATLKEIMGTLVDIVGQHSHQMLLNKSNHIKLLDKFLEEEGKELLKNSSRLYNRFKEIDNKIENIEKNRREAIEKKEFYEFQLAEIEKINPKKNEDTFLEDEYRKLFNAGKIKEKLENSSLYLRDGELNALHFIYNSRKNIENLCKYGEEFNELLEKLEKVYYELEDCIDIMDTLNEDIDIDDRRLQEVVERLDIINKMKLKYGATIEEILEFKESIAHKINLLEEDSFEVQKLQKERVEIEEEYWKNAHQLRRLRKEKAIQIERNLKDELKFLKMGDAQIHVMVDDSKVMGVNGSDVVEILISTNVGQDMKPLWKIASGGEVSRIMLALKVIFSRVDNVPILIFDEIDTGVGGETVRKIADKLREIGEHAQVVSITHSPAIAAKAHQQFYIKKHTIDKKTVTTVTKLDKRGRVKEIARMLAGENISEAVLKHAEELLKESR; this is translated from the coding sequence ATGTTAAGAGAGCTTAAAATAGAAAATCTAGCTATAATAGATGAACTTGATTTGGAATTTGAAGATGGGTTTATAGTTTTGACTGGAGAGACTGGGGCGGGAAAATCTATAATACTGAGTGGAATAAATCTCCTTATAGGAGAGAAAGCAACTATCGATATGATAAGAACAGGAGAAAAAAATCTTTCTGCTCAAGGTGTATTTGAAATAAATGATGAACAAAGGGAAGAATTGTTGCATAAGTTTGAGATAGATGCAGAAGATAATGAGGTAATTGTTAGAAGAACACTAGATATAAATGGAAGAGGAAAGGTTTTTGTAAATGGTATAAGAGTCTCTCTTGCTACTTTAAAAGAGATAATGGGGACTCTTGTAGATATAGTAGGTCAGCATTCTCATCAAATGTTACTTAATAAGAGTAATCATATAAAGCTTTTGGATAAATTTTTAGAAGAAGAGGGAAAGGAACTTTTAAAAAATAGTAGTAGACTTTATAATAGATTTAAAGAGATAGATAATAAGATAGAAAATATAGAAAAAAATAGGAGAGAAGCTATAGAGAAAAAAGAGTTCTATGAGTTTCAGTTAGCTGAGATAGAGAAAATAAATCCTAAAAAAAATGAGGATACTTTTCTAGAAGATGAATATAGGAAGCTTTTTAATGCAGGGAAGATTAAAGAAAAATTAGAAAATTCATCTCTTTATTTACGAGATGGTGAGCTAAATGCTCTTCACTTTATCTATAATTCCAGAAAAAATATAGAAAATCTTTGTAAATATGGAGAAGAATTTAATGAACTTTTAGAGAAACTTGAAAAAGTTTATTATGAATTAGAAGATTGTATAGATATAATGGACACTCTTAATGAGGATATTGATATAGATGATAGACGATTACAAGAGGTAGTAGAAAGATTAGATATAATCAATAAAATGAAGTTAAAATATGGGGCTACAATAGAGGAGATATTAGAGTTTAAGGAGAGTATAGCACATAAGATAAATCTTTTAGAGGAGGATAGTTTTGAGGTGCAAAAACTTCAAAAGGAGAGAGTGGAGATAGAGGAAGAGTATTGGAAAAATGCTCATCAACTTAGAAGACTTAGAAAAGAAAAGGCTATACAGATAGAAAGAAATTTAAAAGATGAATTAAAATTTTTAAAAATGGGAGATGCTCAAATTCATGTTATGGTAGATGATAGTAAAGTTATGGGAGTAAATGGATCTGATGTTGTAGAAATATTAATATCTACAAATGTTGGACAGGATATGAAACCACTGTGGAAAATTGCTTCTGGTGGAGAGGTAAGTAGAATAATGTTAGCTCTTAAGGTTATATTTTCTCGAGTAGATAATGTGCCTATATTAATTTTTGACGAGATAGATACAGGTGTAGGCGGAGAAACAGTTAGAAAAATAGCCGATAAACTTCGTGAGATAGGAGAGCATGCTCAAGTGGTATCTATAACTCATTCGCCAGCTATTGCAGCTAAGGCTCATCAACAGTTCTATATCAAAAAACATACAATAGATAAAAAGACAGTTACAACTGTTACTAAGTTAGATAAAAGAGGACGAGTAAAGGAAATAGCTAGGATGTTAGCTGGAGAAAATATTAGCGAGGCTGTATTAAAACATGCTGAAGAACTGTTGAAAGAGAGTAGATAG